In Thermosynechococcus sichuanensis E542, a single genomic region encodes these proteins:
- a CDS encoding efflux RND transporter periplasmic adaptor subunit: protein MAAFIPFVGKPSSPWRSLVIGMIAAGLIGSGGLLLWRSRQTPLDLDRYTVPVQDSRDLVARIAATGKVVPVRTVNISPKRAGLLAALYVEQGDQVEAGQIIARMDNRDEQAQLAQAQANLADAIARRDRVLAGNRAEEIAQAEAQVRAAATRAQLAQERLKRNEWLAAEGAIPRDTLDELRANRDSAIANLNEAQKRLQLLQRGSRPEEIRQAEAAVVAAQAQVQAARAALEDTIIRAPFTGIITQKYANPGAFVTPTTTASATTSATSTSIVAIAEGLEILAEVPEVDIGQVLVGQPVEIRADAYPGETFEGRVRLVAPEAVVEQNVTFFQVRVSLVTGLEKLRSGMNVDLDFLGQKINNALLVPTVAIAVERGQTGVYVVGEDNRPKFRPVTIGSSWQDQTQIISGVRVGERVFIDFPERLRPKQE from the coding sequence ATGGCAGCCTTTATCCCCTTTGTCGGTAAACCCTCTTCCCCTTGGCGATCGCTCGTGATTGGGATGATTGCTGCTGGACTGATTGGCAGTGGTGGCCTACTGTTGTGGCGATCGCGTCAAACGCCCCTTGATCTGGATCGCTACACCGTGCCGGTTCAAGACAGTCGCGATTTAGTGGCGCGGATTGCAGCCACAGGCAAGGTGGTACCGGTGCGAACCGTCAATATCAGTCCGAAACGAGCCGGCCTTCTCGCCGCCCTCTATGTTGAACAGGGCGATCAAGTGGAAGCGGGTCAAATCATCGCCCGTATGGACAACCGCGATGAACAGGCGCAACTGGCCCAAGCCCAAGCCAACCTAGCCGATGCCATTGCCCGTCGCGATCGCGTGCTTGCCGGCAACCGTGCTGAGGAAATAGCCCAAGCCGAAGCCCAAGTGCGAGCAGCCGCTACCCGTGCGCAATTGGCGCAAGAACGCCTGAAACGGAATGAATGGCTCGCGGCGGAGGGGGCGATTCCCCGCGATACCCTAGATGAACTAAGGGCAAACCGCGATAGCGCGATCGCCAACCTGAATGAAGCCCAAAAGCGTCTGCAACTGCTACAGCGTGGCTCCCGCCCCGAAGAAATCCGTCAAGCAGAGGCAGCCGTCGTTGCTGCCCAAGCCCAAGTCCAAGCGGCTCGTGCTGCCCTTGAAGATACCATCATTCGCGCACCCTTCACAGGGATTATTACCCAGAAGTATGCCAATCCGGGAGCCTTTGTTACGCCGACCACGACGGCCTCTGCAACAACCTCTGCCACTTCCACCTCCATTGTGGCGATCGCTGAGGGCTTAGAAATTCTTGCCGAAGTACCGGAAGTGGATATTGGCCAAGTGCTCGTAGGGCAACCTGTTGAAATCCGTGCCGATGCCTATCCGGGGGAAACCTTTGAAGGGCGAGTGCGTTTAGTGGCACCGGAAGCCGTTGTCGAGCAAAATGTCACCTTCTTTCAGGTGCGGGTTTCCTTGGTGACGGGGCTAGAAAAACTGCGCTCTGGGATGAATGTGGACTTAGATTTTCTGGGGCAAAAAATTAACAATGCCCTCTTGGTGCCGACGGTGGCGATCGCCGTTGAGCGCGGTCAAACAGGTGTTTATGTTGTGGGTGAAGACAATCGGCCTAAGTTCCGCCCTGTCACAATTGGTAGCAGTTGGCAGGATCAGACCCAGATTATCAGCGGTGTTCGTGTCGGTGAGCGGGTCTTTATTGACTTTCCTGAGCGGCTGCGGCCGAAACAGGAGTAG
- a CDS encoding VOC family protein, with amino-acid sequence MGLHHVSIRTANIQRAIAFYECLGFTMDVRFTTGYTLACWLKGWHTRLELLQVPEPQPPADPFHDEHYVGYYHLSFDLSDHPDPLETWLNQVAETLKARNLPFEVLLKPTQQVIGSHLYHVAFIRDCDGLPLEFLQCLGAC; translated from the coding sequence ATGGGCTTGCACCACGTTTCCATTCGCACAGCCAATATTCAGCGGGCGATCGCCTTCTATGAATGCCTTGGCTTCACGATGGATGTCCGCTTTACCACGGGCTATACCCTTGCCTGTTGGCTCAAGGGCTGGCACACCCGCCTCGAACTGCTGCAAGTTCCTGAACCCCAGCCGCCTGCGGATCCCTTCCACGATGAGCACTACGTCGGCTACTACCATCTTTCTTTTGATCTTAGTGACCATCCTGATCCCCTTGAAACATGGCTCAATCAGGTGGCAGAAACATTAAAGGCGCGCAATTTACCCTTTGAGGTATTGCTGAAGCCCACTCAGCAGGTGATTGGTTCCCACCTCTATCACGTCGCTTTTATTCGTGACTGCGATGGCTTGCCCCTTGAATTTTTGCAGTGTCTGGGTGCCTGCTGA